In the Afipia sp. GAS231 genome, CCGCGGCCGGTTTGGCATCAGCCTTCGCATCGGCCTTGGGCGCCGCTGCCGCATCTGGTTTGTGCGCCGCGACGCGGGATCGCTTGCCACGCTTGGCCGGTGTCTGCTTTTCGGAATCGACCGCAACGGCGGCGATCAAAGCCGGGCCGGTCTTCTTGGGGCCGGTATAGACCACCATCGGTTCCGAAGCCGCGGGGACTCCGGCCAGCATTTCCGAAGCTTTCGGCATCGCCGGCTGCAGCCCCGAGGTGAAGAACATCGCCGAGCCTTCGCCGCTGGCACTGCCTGAGGAGGCGAGGGTCGTGTCGTCATCCTCGTCGCTGGCGGGACGCTTGCGGTGGCCGCCGCACATCTCGTCACGCAAATTCGGCGGCGAGGCGTCGATCGGAACCAGATTGTCGACGGTTCCGAGCGAGGGACGCAGCCAGCCGAGCCCGTTTGAGGCAAAGCCGCGCTCGAGCAACTGGGCGGCGCGCACCGCGCGCTGGTGACCGGAGGACGAGCCGAGCACGACCGCGATCAGCCGCTTGCCGTTGCGCGTCGCAGATCCCACCAGGTTGTAGCCGGACGCGCAGATGAAGCCGGTCTTGAAGCCATCGGCGCCCGGATAGCGCCCGATCAGATGGTTGAAATTGTTGGTGACCCTGCGCCCGAAACGGATCGAGGGGATGTGATAGAAATATTCGTACTCCGGAAGGTCGCGAATGATGGCGCGGGCCAGGATCGCAAGGTCGCGCGCCGAGGTGATCTGGCCGTCCGCGGGCAGCCCGTTCGGGTTGACGTAGCTGGTCTGCGTCATGCCCAGCCGCTGCGCGTTCTGGTTCATCAGCGCGGAAAACCCGTCGATCGAGCCGCCGACGCCTTCGGCCAGCACCACGGCCATGTCGTTGGCGGACTTCACCAGCATCATCGCCAGTGCGTTTTCGACGGTGACCTGGGTGCCCGGACGGAGCCCCATCTTCGACGGCGCCTGCGATGCGGCAACCGGCGACACCGTCACGAGCTGTTCGAGCGTCATCCGCCCTTCCTTGACCGCCTTCAGCGTCACATAGGCCGTCATCATCTTGGTGACGGATGCCGGATACCAGGGCATCGTCGCGTTGTCGGCCTGCAGCACCTTGCCGGTGTCGGCTTCGACGACCAGCAGCGCCTCGGCGGAAGCGCGCGGCGTCACCACGGCAAGCGCCGCGCCGACGAAAATCCATTTCAATGACGGGTTGCGAAGCAGCGGGCGAAGAAAATGCACTTTTCCGTTCCGGTCCTTTGAGACCCGCCTTCGAAAAGGAGGTCCGGTAATCAACGTTCGGGTTTCAAGCGTTTCCGGTTGCCGTCGCTAAGCGGCAGATCGCAAACCTATACCGGCTTGCAGGTCCAGAACAGAGCCCGGGCGATTAAATCGTGGACGAAATGGGCTGAAATTCGGCAGATATTTCAATCACACAGCGGTGGCGCGGAACCTATTTGGCGTCGATGCCGGCGCGTGCATTTTCCTGCACCATGAACTGGGCCTTGGCCAGTTCGGCAAAACGGCCGCCTTTTGCCACCAGTTCATCGAAAGTTCCGGTTTCGATCACGCGGCCGGCGTCGAAAACCAGGATTCGGGTGGCGTTGCGAATAGTCGAAAGCCGGTGCGCGATCACGAATGTGGTGCGGCCCCGCATCACTTCGTCGAGAGCGGCGTTGACCCTGGCCTCGGTGACGGCGTCGAGCGCGCTGGTGGCCTCGTCGAGGATCAGGATCGGCGGGTCCTTCAAAAGTGCGCGCGCGATCGACAGCCGCTGCCGTTCGCCGCCGGACAGCATGCGGCCGCGTTCGCCGGCATGGGTTTCGAATTTCTTCTCGCTGCGTTCGATGAATTCGAGCGCCTGGGCGCGCGCCGCCGCGGTGCGCATTTCCTCGTCGGTGGCATCAGGCTTGCCGACGCGCAAATTGTCGGCGATCGAGCGGTTGAACAGCAGCGCCTCCTGGAACACCACGCCGATGTTCCGCCGCAACGCCGTCAGCTTGAGGCCGCGGATATCCATGCCGTCGATCTTGATGATGCCGGATTGCGGATCGAACGCGCGGTGCAACAGCGCGATCGCGGTCGATTTGCCGGCGCCGGTCGGGCCCACCAGCGCAATGGTCTGGCCGGGCAGTGCTGTGAACGACAGATCCTCGATCGCCGGCCGCTTGCCGTCGTAGGAAAACGACACGTCGTTGAATTCGACGAGGCCCGCCAGCCGTCCGGTATCCATCGCGCCGGGCCGGTCGCGCACCGCGGGCACGGCGTCCAGCACGTCGAAGAATTCCTGCAGCCGCGGCGCCTCCATGAAGACGTTGTTGATGAAGCTCACGACCTGTTCGAGCTTCTGGATCAGCATGGTGGCGAAAGAGACGAACATCACGATCTCGCCGACCGTCGTCAGTCCCTGTTCGTGCAGGAAGATGCCGACGGTGAAGATCGCCAGCACCGTGATGGTGGTCGAGGCGCGGGTGATGACGGTGACCAGCGCCCACCACGACAGCACCGGCATCTGCACCGCGAGCAGCTTGTCGGCGACGAAGCGCAGCCCCTGCACCTCGGCGTCGATGCGCACGAAACTCTGCACCAGCGCCACATTGCCGAGCGCATCGGAGGCGCGCGCCGACAGGTCGCTGTAATGCGCCTCGACCTCGCTCTGCATGCCATAGGTCTTGCGCACCACCATCGTCGTCAGCACGGTGAACACCACGCACAGCGCGAACAGCAGGATCGCGAGCCGCCAGTTGAGGTACATCGACAGCGGCAGCAGCACCACCAGCGACATGATGGCGGCGAAATGCTCGCGGAAAAATCCGAGCCAGA is a window encoding:
- a CDS encoding D-alanyl-D-alanine carboxypeptidase family protein produces the protein MHFLRPLLRNPSLKWIFVGAALAVVTPRASAEALLVVEADTGKVLQADNATMPWYPASVTKMMTAYVTLKAVKEGRMTLEQLVTVSPVAASQAPSKMGLRPGTQVTVENALAMMLVKSANDMAVVLAEGVGGSIDGFSALMNQNAQRLGMTQTSYVNPNGLPADGQITSARDLAILARAIIRDLPEYEYFYHIPSIRFGRRVTNNFNHLIGRYPGADGFKTGFICASGYNLVGSATRNGKRLIAVVLGSSSGHQRAVRAAQLLERGFASNGLGWLRPSLGTVDNLVPIDASPPNLRDEMCGGHRKRPASDEDDDTTLASSGSASGEGSAMFFTSGLQPAMPKASEMLAGVPAASEPMVVYTGPKKTGPALIAAVAVDSEKQTPAKRGKRSRVAAHKPDAAAAPKADAKADAKPAAVRHASVKPDAAAKPAAAAPKPPAKPKAAAKPKTDAKTDTKPAG
- a CDS encoding glucan ABC transporter ATP-binding protein/ permease; the encoded protein is MSLLRLYTRVLELLGKEARLGWILAGANLLLAGAQFAEPVLFGRIVDVLSGKPQAGPLSANSAWPLLGAWVAFGLFTILCSAAVALHADRLAHRQRQAVLTGYFEHIMQLPLTFHSGTHSGRLMKVMLNGTDALWRLWLGFFREHFAAIMSLVVLLPLSMYLNWRLAILLFALCVVFTVLTTMVVRKTYGMQSEVEAHYSDLSARASDALGNVALVQSFVRIDAEVQGLRFVADKLLAVQMPVLSWWALVTVITRASTTITVLAIFTVGIFLHEQGLTTVGEIVMFVSFATMLIQKLEQVVSFINNVFMEAPRLQEFFDVLDAVPAVRDRPGAMDTGRLAGLVEFNDVSFSYDGKRPAIEDLSFTALPGQTIALVGPTGAGKSTAIALLHRAFDPQSGIIKIDGMDIRGLKLTALRRNIGVVFQEALLFNRSIADNLRVGKPDATDEEMRTAAARAQALEFIERSEKKFETHAGERGRMLSGGERQRLSIARALLKDPPILILDEATSALDAVTEARVNAALDEVMRGRTTFVIAHRLSTIRNATRILVFDAGRVIETGTFDELVAKGGRFAELAKAQFMVQENARAGIDAK